The following are encoded together in the Chromatiaceae bacterium genome:
- the pnp gene encoding polyribonucleotide nucleotidyltransferase, protein MPITEPGVNPPGHPVPHPEWRRSYPRPRPQAAQRGHIAPACHSPEEPPVTHIKKTFQLGAQTVTLETGEIARQADGAVLINVDDTVVLVTVVIDKRATEIKDFLPLTVDYQEKTYAAGRIPGGFFRREGRPSENEILTSRLIDRPIRPLFADGFGREVQIIATVKSLNPAVNPEVPALIGASAALAISGAPFNGPIAAARVGYKNGEYLLNPSVVGLGLDSDLDLIVAGTEHAVLMVESEARGLSEEVMLGAVLFGHQQMQVAIQAIRELAAEVNKKPLAWTPAKSDPALAAAVAAIAAERLGAAYLIKEKMARYDALDAIRSELYTELSGEGTAWTQSQVYGAIEKLEMKIVRGRILAGEPRIDGRDTKTVRPISIRTGVLPRTHGSALFTRGETQALVITTLGTERDSQIIDALDGEHREPFMLHYNFPPFCVGEVGRVGSPKRREIGHGRLAKRGVLACMPSIEEFPYSVRVVSEITESNGSSSMASVCGTSLSLMDAGVPVKGAVAGVAMGLIKEGDAFAVLTDIMGDEDHLGDMDFKVAGTASGINALQMDIKIEGITQEIMETALAQAKAGRLHILGEMNKVIGSHRAQMSEHAPRIIEFKIHPEKIRDVIGKGGSVIRAITEETGATIDINDNGLVKIFSVIKSAGEEAKRRIELITADVEVGAIYEGRVARLMDFGAFVTILPGRDGLVHISQISEERVQNVSDKLSEGDVVRVKVLEVDKQGRIRLSMKALEG, encoded by the coding sequence ATGCCCATCACGGAACCCGGGGTCAACCCCCCGGGTCACCCCGTGCCTCATCCCGAATGGCGCCGGTCATATCCCCGCCCGCGCCCCCAGGCCGCTCAACGGGGGCATATCGCCCCGGCCTGCCACAGCCCCGAGGAACCCCCAGTGACTCACATCAAAAAGACCTTCCAATTGGGCGCCCAGACCGTGACCCTGGAGACGGGCGAAATCGCCCGCCAGGCCGATGGCGCCGTCCTGATCAATGTTGATGACACCGTCGTGCTCGTGACGGTGGTGATCGACAAGCGCGCCACCGAGATCAAGGACTTCCTGCCCCTGACCGTGGATTATCAGGAAAAAACCTATGCCGCGGGCCGCATCCCCGGCGGCTTCTTCCGCCGCGAGGGCCGGCCGAGCGAGAACGAGATCCTCACCTCGCGCCTCATCGACCGCCCGATCCGCCCGCTGTTCGCCGACGGCTTCGGCCGCGAAGTGCAGATCATCGCCACGGTCAAGTCCCTGAATCCCGCCGTCAACCCCGAGGTACCGGCCTTGATCGGCGCCTCGGCGGCCCTGGCCATCTCCGGCGCCCCCTTCAACGGGCCCATCGCTGCGGCGCGGGTCGGCTACAAGAACGGCGAGTATCTCCTCAACCCCTCCGTGGTCGGCCTGGGTCTCGACAGTGACCTGGACCTCATCGTGGCGGGCACCGAGCATGCCGTGCTGATGGTCGAATCCGAGGCCCGGGGCCTGTCCGAGGAGGTCATGCTCGGCGCCGTCCTCTTTGGCCACCAGCAGATGCAGGTAGCGATCCAGGCCATCCGCGAGCTGGCGGCCGAGGTCAACAAGAAGCCCCTGGCCTGGACCCCCGCCAAGAGCGATCCCGCCCTGGCTGCCGCCGTCGCGGCCATCGCCGCCGAGCGCCTCGGCGCGGCCTACCTCATCAAGGAGAAGATGGCCCGCTACGATGCCCTGGATGCTATCCGCTCCGAACTCTACACCGAACTCAGCGGCGAGGGCACGGCCTGGACCCAGAGCCAGGTCTATGGCGCCATCGAGAAGCTGGAGATGAAGATCGTCCGCGGCCGCATTCTGGCCGGCGAGCCCCGCATCGATGGCCGCGACACCAAGACGGTCCGCCCCATCAGCATCCGCACGGGCGTCCTGCCCCGCACCCACGGCTCCGCCCTCTTCACCCGCGGCGAGACCCAGGCCCTGGTCATCACCACCCTCGGCACCGAGCGGGATTCCCAGATCATCGACGCCCTGGACGGGGAGCATCGCGAGCCCTTCATGCTCCACTACAACTTCCCGCCCTTCTGCGTGGGCGAGGTGGGTCGCGTCGGCAGCCCCAAGCGGCGCGAGATCGGCCACGGTCGGCTGGCCAAGCGTGGCGTCCTGGCCTGCATGCCGAGCATCGAGGAGTTCCCCTACTCGGTGCGCGTGGTTTCCGAGATCACCGAGTCCAACGGCTCCAGCTCAATGGCCAGCGTCTGCGGCACCAGTCTGTCCCTGATGGACGCGGGGGTGCCCGTCAAGGGTGCCGTGGCCGGCGTGGCCATGGGCCTGATCAAGGAGGGCGATGCCTTCGCCGTCCTCACCGACATCATGGGCGATGAGGATCACCTGGGCGACATGGACTTCAAGGTCGCCGGTACCGCCAGCGGCATCAATGCCCTCCAGATGGATATCAAGATCGAGGGCATCACCCAGGAGATCATGGAGACCGCCCTGGCCCAGGCGAAGGCCGGGCGCCTGCACATCCTGGGCGAGATGAACAAGGTCATCGGCTCCCACCGTGCCCAGATGTCCGAGCACGCCCCGCGCATCATCGAGTTCAAGATCCATCCCGAGAAGATCCGCGACGTCATCGGCAAGGGCGGCTCCGTCATCCGCGCCATCACCGAGGAGACCGGTGCCACCATCGATATCAACGATAACGGCCTGGTCAAGATTTTCTCGGTCATCAAGAGCGCCGGCGAGGAGGCCAAGCGCCGGATCGAGCTCATCACCGCCGATGTCGAGGTGGGGGCCATCTACGAGGGCCGGGTGGCGCGCCTCATGGACTTTGGTGCCTTTGTCACCATTCTCCCCGGTCGCGATGGCCTGGTGCATATCTCCCAGATCAGCGAGGAGCGCGTCCAGAACGTCAGCGACAAGCTGTCCGAGGGGGATGTAGTCCGCGTCAAGGTCCTGGAAGTGGACAAGCAGGGTCGTATCCGCCTCAGCATGAAGGCGCTGGAGGGCTGA
- the rbfA gene encoding 30S ribosome-binding factor RbfA produces MKEFDRTERIGAEMRRELAAILRDEVRDPRLQQVTIQEVRVSRDLSWAKIFFTCFPLDEASQGQSKLLNGPLSGFLRAQLARRMLLRIIPQLHFEHDESIARGEHLTSLIDGAMASVSEEAD; encoded by the coding sequence ATGAAGGAATTTGATCGCACCGAACGGATCGGCGCGGAGATGCGTCGCGAGTTGGCGGCCATCCTCCGTGACGAGGTCCGCGACCCGCGCCTGCAACAGGTGACGATTCAGGAGGTCCGGGTCAGCCGCGACCTCTCCTGGGCCAAGATCTTTTTCACCTGCTTCCCCCTGGACGAGGCGAGTCAGGGACAGTCGAAGCTGCTGAATGGCCCGCTCTCCGGTTTTCTGCGGGCTCAGTTGGCGCGCCGGATGCTGTTGCGGATCATCCCGCAACTCCATTTCGAGCACGATGAGTCCATCGCCCGGGGCGAGCACTTGACGAGCCTGATCGATGGGGCCATGGCGTCCGTGAGCGAGGAGGCGGATTGA
- a CDS encoding Fe2+-dependent dioxygenase, whose amino-acid sequence MLLTIPGLLNAAQVEKIHEILQGAAFVDGRLSAGFAAARVKNNLELQADEQRMGRLIRVIMASLGHNETFRFGALPHRVADPIIARYEPGMTYGDHVDDPIMGATGPRFRTDVSMTLFLNPPEDYDGGELVVRTPFGDQRVKLPAGDAVVYPSSSLHQVAPVTRGERLVALTWIQSYVRDAARRELLYELNLAREALLKEAPGTATTGYVDRSYANLLRMWADL is encoded by the coding sequence ATGCTCCTTACCATCCCCGGCCTGCTCAATGCCGCCCAGGTGGAGAAGATTCATGAAATCCTCCAAGGGGCCGCCTTTGTCGATGGCCGCCTGAGCGCCGGATTTGCCGCCGCCCGGGTCAAGAACAACCTGGAGCTGCAAGCCGATGAGCAGCGCATGGGGCGCCTGATCCGCGTCATCATGGCCAGCCTGGGCCACAACGAGACCTTCCGCTTCGGCGCCCTACCGCACCGGGTCGCCGACCCCATCATCGCCCGCTATGAGCCGGGCATGACCTATGGCGATCATGTGGACGACCCCATCATGGGCGCGACCGGGCCGCGCTTTCGCACCGATGTCTCCATGACCCTCTTCCTCAATCCGCCCGAGGATTATGACGGCGGCGAACTGGTGGTGCGCACCCCCTTCGGCGATCAGCGGGTCAAACTTCCGGCCGGGGATGCGGTGGTCTATCCCTCCTCCAGCCTGCACCAGGTGGCCCCGGTCACCCGCGGAGAGCGCCTGGTGGCCCTGACCTGGATCCAGAGCTATGTCCGCGATGCCGCCCGCCGGGAGCTGCTCTATGAGCTCAACCTGGCCCGCGAGGCCCTCCTCAAGGAGGCGCCAGGCACGGCGACCACGGGCTACGTGGACCGGTCCTATGCCAACCTGTTGCGCATGTGGGCGGATCTGTAA
- the truB gene encoding tRNA pseudouridine(55) synthase TruB, with protein MGRRRRLGRDIDGILLLDKPLNLTSNEALQRVKRLFQANKAGHTGSLDPLATGLLPVCLGGATKFSTYLLDADKRYRVRVRLGVTTTTADAEGEILETRPVAGLDEARVRAAMDRFRGPIDQLPPMYSAVKHQGERLYKLARQGIEVERQTRTVTIHALELLELALPELEMDVHCSKGTYVRTLAEDIGAMLGCGGHVIGLRRTGVGPYVQPESRFVTLGELEAIVMADEEGAYPLLDALLLPLASALDHWPAVRLTADAAFYLRQGQAVLVPQAPTEGLVRLYDPSLHFLGVGCILDDGKVQPKRLL; from the coding sequence ATGGGGCGTCGGCGTAGGCTCGGCCGCGATATCGATGGCATTCTGCTGCTGGATAAGCCGCTGAATTTGACCTCCAACGAGGCCCTCCAGCGAGTCAAGCGGCTTTTTCAGGCCAATAAGGCGGGCCATACCGGGAGCCTGGACCCCCTGGCGACCGGCCTGCTGCCGGTGTGTCTGGGCGGTGCCACCAAGTTCTCCACCTATCTGCTCGACGCCGACAAGCGTTACCGGGTACGGGTGCGCCTGGGGGTCACGACCACCACGGCCGACGCCGAGGGCGAGATCCTGGAGACGCGGCCCGTGGCGGGTCTGGACGAGGCCCGGGTGCGGGCGGCCATGGATCGCTTCCGGGGCCCCATCGACCAGCTTCCCCCCATGTATTCGGCGGTCAAGCACCAGGGCGAGCGCCTCTACAAGCTGGCGCGCCAGGGCATCGAGGTGGAGCGCCAGACGCGCACCGTGACCATCCATGCCCTGGAACTGCTCGAACTGGCCCTGCCGGAACTGGAGATGGACGTCCACTGCTCCAAGGGCACCTATGTGCGGACCCTGGCGGAGGACATCGGCGCCATGCTGGGCTGTGGTGGCCACGTCATCGGCCTGCGCCGCACCGGCGTGGGGCCCTACGTCCAGCCCGAGAGCCGCTTCGTGACCCTGGGTGAGCTCGAGGCGATCGTCATGGCGGACGAGGAGGGCGCCTACCCTCTGCTCGACGCCCTGCTTCTGCCGCTGGCGAGCGCCCTGGATCATTGGCCGGCGGTGCGCCTGACGGCCGATGCCGCCTTCTACCTGCGTCAGGGTCAGGCGGTGCTGGTACCGCAGGCCCCGACGGAGGGTCTGGTGCGGCTTTATGATCCCTCGCTCCATTTTCTGGGCGTTGGCTGCATCCTCGATGATGGCAAGGTGCAGCCTAAGCGTCTGCTATAA
- a CDS encoding LON peptidase substrate-binding domain-containing protein, whose amino-acid sequence MPSPFMPKFADLPAELPIFPLAGAVAMPGIQLPLNIYEQHYLNMIQDVLATDHLIGMIQPLIGQEDVKVPALHRVGCAGRVTSYSETNDGRVVIVLTGVCRFEVQGELEETRGYRRVRAGWSRFANDFLPEGGHLVNRDRFLASLRAYVRPRGVEIPWDDLKGMEDLDLINLLTAHLPLPSEDKQALIETIPLADRAELMRGLMDMASASSVEGVEQRH is encoded by the coding sequence ATGCCCTCGCCCTTCATGCCCAAGTTCGCCGACCTGCCCGCGGAATTGCCGATCTTCCCGCTCGCCGGGGCCGTGGCCATGCCGGGGATACAGCTCCCCCTCAATATCTACGAGCAACACTATCTCAACATGATTCAGGACGTGCTGGCGACGGACCACCTCATCGGCATGATCCAGCCCCTGATCGGCCAGGAGGATGTCAAAGTCCCGGCCCTGCACCGGGTCGGTTGCGCCGGGCGCGTCACCTCCTACAGCGAGACCAATGACGGGCGTGTCGTCATCGTCCTCACTGGGGTATGCCGCTTCGAGGTCCAGGGCGAACTGGAGGAGACCCGGGGCTATCGCCGGGTACGCGCGGGCTGGAGCCGCTTCGCCAACGATTTTCTGCCGGAGGGCGGTCACCTGGTGAACCGCGATCGCTTTCTCGCCTCCCTGCGCGCCTATGTCCGCCCGCGCGGGGTCGAGATCCCCTGGGATGACCTCAAGGGCATGGAGGACCTGGATCTGATCAATCTCCTGACCGCCCACCTACCCTTGCCGTCGGAGGACAAGCAGGCTCTGATCGAGACCATTCCTCTGGCGGACCGCGCCGAACTCATGCGTGGCCTCATGGACATGGCCTCGGCCTCCAGCGTAGAGGGCGTCGAGCAGCGGCATTGA
- the rpsO gene encoding 30S ribosomal protein S15, which translates to MAMSTADKAKVVEDYQRSPGDTGSPEVQVALLTARILDLSGHFAQHKGDHHSRRGLVRMVNSRRKLLDYLKGKDVDRYRELIARLGLRR; encoded by the coding sequence ATGGCAATGAGCACAGCCGACAAAGCCAAGGTCGTTGAAGACTACCAGCGCAGCCCCGGGGACACGGGTTCGCCCGAGGTCCAGGTGGCCCTGTTGACCGCCCGTATCCTCGACCTGAGTGGCCATTTTGCCCAGCACAAGGGCGATCACCACTCCCGTCGGGGTCTGGTGCGCATGGTCAACTCCCGCCGCAAGCTGCTTGACTACCTCAAGGGCAAGGATGTCGACCGCTACCGCGAGCTGATCGCCCGCCTGGGTCTGCGCCGCTGA